One part of the Raphanus sativus cultivar WK10039 chromosome 7, ASM80110v3, whole genome shotgun sequence genome encodes these proteins:
- the LOC130497945 gene encoding NAC transcription factor 29-like has protein sequence METNSNSTTLPPGFRFHPTDEELIVYYLRNQTMSKPCPVSIIPEVDIYKFDPWQLPEKTEFGENEWYFFSPRERKYPNGVRPNRAAVSGYWKATGTDKAIHSGSRNVGVKKALVFYKGRPPKGIKTDWIMHEYRLHDSRKASTKRNGSMRLDEWVLCRIYKKKGAGKLLDEKEGFMDEVQIDETLAGRKNEEEIMMMTSTKLPRTCSLAHLLEMDYMGPISHILTPFDLHHPDLNGMNESGWFGDLQVNQDEISNHHRQASMFQF, from the exons ATGGAAACAAACTCCAATTCTACTACACTCCCTCCAGGTTTCCGATTTCATCCTACCGATGAAGAGCTCATCGTTTACTATCTCCGAAACCAGACCATGTCTAAGCCATGCCCTGTCTCCATCATCCCAGAagtagatatctacaaattcgACCCATGGCAGTTACCCG agaaaacagagtTTGGAGAAAATGAATGGTATTTCTTCAGCCCGAGAGAGCGAAAGTATCCGAACGGAGTCAGGCCAAACCGGGCTGCTGTTTCCGGTTATTGGAAAGCAACCGGTACAGACAAAGCAATTCACAGTGGTTCGAGAAACGTGGGTGTCAAGAAAGCTCTCGTTTTCTACAAAGGCCGACCTCCCAAAGGGATCAAAACTGATTGGATCATGCACGAGTACCGTCTCCATGATTCACGTAAAGCATCAACAAAACGTAACGGGTCGATGAGG TTAGATGAATGGGTACTATGTAGAATATACAAGAAGAAAGGAGCAGGGAAGCTTCTAGATGAGAAAGAAGGTTTCATGGATGAAGTACAAATTGATGAGACGTTAGCAGGGAGAAAAAATGAGGAAGAGATAATGATGATGACGTCGACAAAACTTCCAAGAACGTGTTCGCTTGCTCATTTGCTAGAAATGGATTATATGGGACCCATTTCTCACATTTTAACACCGTTCGATCTTCATCATCCTGATTTGAACGGCATGAACGAGTCTGGATGGTTCGGAGATCTACAGGTTAACCAAGACGAGATCTCGAACCATCATCGTCAGGCTAGTATGTTCCAGTTTTAG